In Deinococcus sedimenti, a single genomic region encodes these proteins:
- a CDS encoding radical SAM/SPASM domain-containing protein yields the protein MTADLKRSRYTLQSRQDAGVYLHNTFSGKGGFYPPRALDLLKRAQPDPTDPLTAQLRRDGHLIAADTDELLRARQQQVTAFFRDDVLHLILFSTEQCNFRCTYCYEKFLHGRMKPEVIEGVKRLVTRRAPGLKLLSISWFGGEPLHAHDIVQDLSNHFTALSEAHGFKYMAHATTNGYYLTPELAPDLIRTGLRDFQITLDGPQETHDQTRKLQGGGGTFDTIWRNLLFLRASDLDFTCTLRINFSPDNYAQTPEFITQLGETFGHDPRFQLHTHPVGRWGGEQDEHLTVYDQDDGFDLAIPLYEHARTCGLSMRHANLNPFGSTCYAARGNSFAIRTSGQVVKCTVALDDERNHVGHLNADGSLHLDQARLLPWVQDNALTDTTCQSCAIRPSCHGAACPLEKMDHGRQPCPDIKRNFKKFLPLMHADHTLELEVLQ from the coding sequence ATGACGGCCGACCTGAAACGCTCGCGGTACACCCTGCAGTCCCGGCAGGACGCCGGGGTGTACCTGCACAACACCTTCAGCGGCAAGGGCGGCTTCTACCCGCCCCGCGCCCTGGACCTGCTCAAGCGGGCCCAGCCGGACCCGACCGATCCGCTGACCGCGCAGCTGCGCCGCGACGGGCACCTGATCGCCGCCGACACCGACGAACTCCTGCGTGCCCGGCAGCAGCAGGTGACCGCCTTCTTCCGGGACGACGTGCTGCACCTGATCCTGTTCTCGACCGAGCAGTGCAACTTCCGCTGCACGTACTGCTACGAGAAGTTCCTGCACGGCCGCATGAAGCCCGAGGTGATCGAGGGCGTCAAACGACTCGTGACCCGCCGCGCGCCCGGCCTGAAACTCCTGTCGATCTCCTGGTTCGGCGGTGAACCGCTGCACGCCCACGACATCGTCCAGGACCTCTCCAATCACTTCACGGCCCTGAGTGAAGCGCACGGATTCAAGTACATGGCGCACGCCACCACCAACGGCTACTACCTGACGCCCGAACTCGCCCCGGACCTGATCCGCACCGGACTGCGCGACTTCCAGATCACCCTGGACGGCCCGCAGGAAACCCACGATCAGACCCGCAAGCTGCAGGGGGGCGGCGGCACCTTCGACACCATCTGGCGCAACCTGCTGTTCCTGCGCGCCTCCGACCTGGATTTCACCTGCACGCTGCGCATCAACTTCAGCCCCGACAACTACGCCCAGACACCCGAGTTCATCACTCAGCTGGGCGAAACCTTCGGGCACGACCCGCGCTTCCAGTTGCACACCCATCCGGTCGGCCGCTGGGGCGGCGAGCAGGACGAACACCTGACCGTGTACGACCAGGATGACGGCTTCGACCTGGCCATCCCCCTGTACGAGCACGCCCGCACCTGCGGCCTGAGCATGCGCCACGCGAACCTCAACCCGTTCGGCAGCACCTGTTACGCCGCGCGCGGCAACTCGTTCGCCATCCGGACCAGCGGGCAGGTCGTGAAGTGCACCGTCGCGCTCGACGACGAACGCAACCACGTGGGTCACCTGAACGCCGACGGGTCCCTGCACCTTGATCAGGCCCGGCTGCTGCCCTGGGTGCAGGACAACGCCCTGACCGACACCACCTGCCAGTCCTGCGCGATCCGGCCCTCCTGCCACGGCGCGGCCTGCCCGCTCGAGAAGATGGATCACGGCCGTCAACCCTGCCCGGACATCAAACGCAACTTCAAGAAGTTCCTGCCGCTCATGCACGCCGACCACACCCTGGAACTCGAGGTGCTTCAATGA
- a CDS encoding alpha/beta hydrolase gives MKRQPSPITHHPSTGGRLTDRLLNVRKRRALGWAALAYAGVVLAGALVGADITLRSKTRWVKGVFVPVGRRGNEVYLPAGSETLSRGPIGIVPLLPNKGHAVLGERKVVGTLVRREVQEERGVLPNGALAWASTFVYNGTPAQLGVEFEHTAVHTPLGDMPAWHIPPSGDAPGRADALVIVIHGHGGQRAQALRMLPALRRTGTGSLFVTFRNAHGAPRSESGYLTLGDQEAEDVISALHWAQQAGYKRAVLYGFSMGGNIALSALRERHQPYPIPVTGVMLDCPALDWRATILSQGQRFGLPPFLARHVATFTQWVVTRRSGQDFDTVDQIRAAPNFNLPILMWHGTRDRTIPIAQADALAAARPDLIEYHRVEGGKHIRVWNINPEQYDAQLETFIGNVLPEVEG, from the coding sequence ATGAAGCGCCAACCATCACCCATCACCCATCACCCATCAACCGGCGGCCGCCTGACCGACCGACTCCTGAACGTCCGTAAACGCCGCGCCCTCGGCTGGGCCGCCTTGGCTTACGCCGGGGTGGTGCTGGCGGGCGCGCTGGTGGGCGCCGACATCACCCTGCGGAGTAAGACGCGCTGGGTGAAGGGCGTGTTCGTGCCGGTGGGTCGGCGGGGGAACGAGGTGTACCTGCCCGCCGGCAGCGAGACGCTCTCGCGTGGTCCCATCGGGATCGTGCCGCTGCTCCCGAACAAGGGGCACGCGGTGCTGGGCGAACGGAAGGTCGTCGGCACGCTGGTGCGCCGCGAGGTGCAGGAGGAACGCGGCGTGCTGCCCAACGGCGCACTCGCATGGGCCAGCACGTTCGTGTACAACGGCACGCCCGCCCAGCTGGGCGTGGAGTTCGAGCACACCGCCGTTCACACGCCACTGGGCGATATGCCCGCGTGGCACATCCCCCCAAGCGGGGACGCACCGGGCCGCGCGGACGCCCTCGTGATCGTCATCCACGGTCACGGCGGACAGCGCGCCCAGGCACTGCGGATGCTGCCCGCGCTGCGGCGCACCGGGACGGGCAGCCTGTTCGTCACGTTCCGCAACGCCCACGGTGCCCCCCGCAGCGAGAGCGGCTACCTGACCCTGGGCGACCAGGAAGCCGAGGACGTCATCAGCGCCCTCCACTGGGCGCAGCAGGCCGGGTACAAACGCGCCGTGCTGTACGGCTTCAGCATGGGCGGCAACATCGCCCTGAGCGCCCTGCGCGAACGGCACCAGCCGTACCCGATTCCCGTCACGGGCGTCATGCTCGACTGCCCCGCGCTGGACTGGCGGGCCACCATCCTCTCCCAGGGCCAACGCTTCGGCCTCCCCCCCTTCCTCGCGCGGCACGTCGCCACCTTCACCCAGTGGGTCGTGACACGCCGCAGCGGCCAGGACTTCGACACCGTCGACCAGATCCGCGCCGCACCCAACTTCAACCTCCCCATCCTCATGTGGCACGGCACGCGTGACCGCACCATTCCCATCGCGCAGGCCGACGCGCTGGCCGCCGCCCGCCCCGACCTCATCGAATACCACCGGGTCGAAGGCGGCAAACACATCCGCGTGTGGAACATCAACCCCGAACAGTACGACGCCCAACTCGAAACCTTCATCGGCAACGTCCTGCCAGAGGTGGAAGGGTGA
- a CDS encoding thiopeptide-type bacteriocin biosynthesis protein, with the protein MTGWLAARLTWPDLEKRSQAQRVRHLQQDLAPEVRRWHYLWHAEGGMHLRLRLCCRGEASRQRVWAQLRRAVPGAVQQEYRPEYWKFGGARHYPLHERFFQASSERALAVWDLETPDARMRAAYVDAAHLLRCLGPARTEAHEAMTRFARTHLSDQPGVTRAATALREATLPLAWAPDWPEPGALGANLQGLHLHLNRLGLGLRSEALVYLAVCNPPATLPSGD; encoded by the coding sequence GTGACGGGCTGGCTCGCGGCACGTCTGACCTGGCCGGATCTCGAGAAACGTTCGCAGGCGCAGCGGGTGCGGCACCTGCAGCAGGACCTCGCGCCGGAGGTCCGCCGCTGGCATTACCTGTGGCACGCCGAAGGCGGCATGCACCTGCGCCTGCGGCTGTGCTGCCGCGGCGAGGCGTCCCGGCAGCGGGTCTGGGCTCAACTGCGGCGGGCCGTGCCGGGCGCAGTCCAACAGGAGTACCGGCCGGAATACTGGAAGTTCGGGGGGGCGCGGCACTACCCGCTTCACGAACGCTTCTTTCAGGCCAGCAGTGAACGGGCGCTGGCCGTGTGGGACCTGGAAACGCCGGACGCCCGCATGAGGGCCGCGTATGTCGATGCGGCACATCTGCTGCGCTGCCTCGGGCCCGCGCGGACCGAGGCACACGAGGCCATGACCCGGTTTGCCCGGACGCACCTGTCAGATCAGCCGGGCGTGACCCGCGCAGCCACGGCGCTGCGGGAGGCGACCCTGCCGCTGGCCTGGGCTCCGGACTGGCCTGAGCCCGGCGCTCTCGGCGCGAACCTGCAGGGATTGCATCTTCATCTGAATCGCCTGGGCCTGGGCCTGCGCAGCGAGGCGCTGGTGTATCTCGCGGTCTGCAACCCCCCGGCAACCCTGCCCTCTGGAGACTGA
- a CDS encoding thiolase family protein — protein MRDAVIVSAVRTPVGRGVKGTLANTRPDDLAALVLNEAVKRAGVDAGIVEDVYLGCAIPEAEQGLNVARLAALRAGMPDSVGGVTVNRFCSSGLQTIAMAAAAIQAGQADVMLAGGVESMSFVPMSGHNPSPNPELVDARPGAYIGMGMTAENVATKYGISREDQDAFAFRSHQRAAAAQDAGKFDAEIVPVPVRVDKLKGTKMKSETVNFDKDELIRRDANLADMAKVRPAFKATGSVSAANSSPFSDGAAAVLIMSGEKAQELGVKPLAKFLGFAVAGVEPELMGIGPVKAVPKVLAQTGLTLDDIDLIELNEAFAAQSLAVARELGLNQDIMNVNGGAIALGHPLGCSGAKLATSAIYELQRRGGGKALITMCIGGGMGAAGIIEVYGADQAAD, from the coding sequence ATGCGTGACGCTGTTATTGTTTCTGCCGTCCGGACGCCCGTTGGTCGTGGCGTGAAAGGCACCCTGGCGAACACCCGCCCCGACGACCTGGCGGCGCTGGTGCTGAACGAGGCCGTCAAGCGCGCCGGTGTGGACGCCGGTATCGTCGAGGACGTGTACCTCGGCTGCGCGATTCCCGAGGCGGAGCAGGGCCTGAACGTGGCCCGTCTGGCCGCGCTGCGTGCCGGGATGCCCGACAGCGTGGGTGGCGTGACCGTGAACCGCTTCTGCTCCAGCGGCCTGCAGACCATCGCGATGGCCGCAGCGGCCATTCAGGCAGGGCAGGCGGACGTGATGCTGGCCGGTGGCGTGGAGAGCATGAGCTTCGTGCCCATGAGCGGCCACAACCCCAGCCCGAACCCGGAGCTGGTGGACGCCCGTCCCGGCGCGTACATCGGCATGGGCATGACCGCCGAGAACGTCGCCACGAAGTACGGCATCAGCCGTGAGGATCAGGACGCGTTCGCGTTCCGCAGCCACCAGCGCGCCGCGGCCGCGCAGGACGCCGGGAAGTTCGACGCCGAGATCGTGCCCGTGCCCGTCCGCGTGGACAAACTGAAGGGCACGAAGATGAAGTCCGAAACCGTGAACTTCGACAAGGACGAACTGATCCGCCGGGACGCGAACCTCGCGGACATGGCGAAGGTCCGCCCCGCGTTCAAGGCGACCGGCTCCGTCAGCGCCGCGAACAGCAGCCCCTTCAGTGACGGCGCGGCCGCCGTGCTGATCATGAGCGGCGAGAAGGCGCAGGAACTCGGCGTGAAGCCGCTGGCGAAGTTCCTCGGCTTCGCCGTGGCGGGCGTCGAACCCGAACTGATGGGCATCGGCCCCGTCAAGGCCGTGCCGAAGGTGCTCGCGCAGACCGGCCTGACCCTCGACGACATCGACCTGATCGAACTGAACGAGGCGTTCGCCGCGCAGTCCCTCGCCGTCGCGCGGGAACTGGGCCTGAACCAGGACATCATGAACGTCAACGGCGGCGCGATCGCCCTGGGGCACCCCCTGGGCTGCAGCGGCGCGAAGCTCGCCACGAGCGCCATCTACGAACTGCAGCGCCGTGGGGGCGGGAAGGCCCTGATCACCATGTGCATCGGCGGGGGCATGGGCGCCGCCGGGATCATCGAAGTGTACGGCGCGGATCAGGCCGCCGACTGA
- a CDS encoding Ig-like domain-containing protein, producing the protein MNRAFFLALPALLITACTPGGPSTPDTTGPQISFSQSPSDGNSDVTITANATDSSGVAKVEFYQNGTLKATDTAAPYQYTVNVLNDDRTGFTAKAYDTRGNVSTSAEFNVTTLNQGVWEWGVFDQSGTLLDSGVAIYNDESVDTDGSVALGGYVNGTQTKGGPTVLGNLSSATSLETAFALTNDFKVGYFDGRDLDGKFSVETLSNGKSYPAFIGGGSTYDTSGTAIQSVGILMLQVSTEVPRMTTTRTAATIQRLAAQRALGSLSVQPRPVNAAAILNASRFIKR; encoded by the coding sequence GTGAATCGCGCCTTCTTTTTGGCCCTCCCCGCACTCCTGATCACCGCCTGCACGCCGGGCGGGCCCAGCACCCCCGACACCACCGGCCCGCAGATCAGCTTCAGCCAGAGCCCCTCCGACGGCAACAGTGACGTGACCATCACCGCCAACGCCACGGACAGCAGCGGCGTCGCGAAGGTGGAGTTCTACCAGAACGGCACCCTGAAAGCCACCGACACGGCCGCGCCCTACCAGTACACCGTCAATGTTCTGAACGACGACCGCACCGGGTTCACCGCGAAGGCCTACGACACCAGAGGCAACGTGAGCACCAGCGCCGAGTTCAACGTCACCACCCTGAACCAGGGCGTGTGGGAGTGGGGCGTCTTTGACCAGAGCGGTACCCTGCTCGACAGTGGTGTCGCGATCTACAACGACGAGAGCGTCGACACGGACGGCAGCGTGGCCCTCGGCGGGTACGTCAACGGCACGCAGACGAAGGGCGGCCCGACCGTGCTTGGCAACCTCTCCAGCGCCACGTCACTTGAGACTGCCTTCGCCCTCACGAACGATTTCAAGGTGGGGTATTTCGATGGGCGCGATCTGGACGGCAAGTTCAGCGTTGAAACCCTGAGCAATGGGAAATCGTACCCGGCATTCATCGGTGGTGGGAGCACCTACGACACCAGTGGCACCGCCATTCAGAGCGTCGGTATCCTCATGCTCCAGGTCTCCACCGAGGTGCCCCGGATGACCACCACGCGTACCGCCGCCACCATTCAACGCCTCGCCGCGCAGCGTGCCCTGGGTAGCCTGAGCGTCCAGCCTCGCCCCGTGAACGCCGCCGCGATCCTGAACGCCAGCCGGTTCATCAAGCGCTGA
- a CDS encoding MFS transporter: protein MTAHPIRNAAFRSVLLTRLFSALSGGFYNVPIMWWVLEKTGSGTMLASVGLVSALAGLIAAPIGGMLADRQHKRLLIQATYVADALLLVLMATLVLSGHMQVSYVFPLLAVTNFVAALRGPASAVLVPLIIPRAVYQQGNALMSLTGSLASLTGYALAGTATGFAGVHGAMLIGAMLLAAAIVTLWTLPEPRVQPTPGTPAADEEPREGLLAGLKVIWANPLLFWTFAVSLLLNFVLIPLEVTLAPFARTLGLGAREFGFLSASISVGQLVGMLILSSYRLPRPWLALVGGTFGIAASIGGLSVATTLTQALVLLALAGLSAAVMNVQLSVMSQLNIPQAVMGRAYGVISSLSSAIQPLGYAGAAALLAWMPLQSIFLVIAALLAAAAAAWLHPTLRVGFDKPMIPAATD from the coding sequence ATGACGGCTCACCCTATCCGCAACGCCGCGTTCCGCTCGGTGCTGCTCACCCGCCTGTTCTCCGCCCTGAGTGGCGGGTTCTACAACGTCCCGATCATGTGGTGGGTGCTCGAGAAGACCGGGTCCGGCACCATGCTGGCGTCCGTGGGTCTGGTCAGCGCCCTGGCGGGCCTGATCGCCGCGCCCATCGGCGGAATGCTGGCCGACCGGCAGCACAAACGCCTGCTGATCCAGGCCACGTACGTCGCCGACGCGCTGCTGCTGGTCCTGATGGCCACGCTGGTCCTGAGCGGGCACATGCAGGTGTCATACGTGTTCCCGCTGCTGGCCGTCACCAACTTCGTCGCGGCGCTGCGCGGACCCGCCTCGGCGGTCCTGGTCCCCCTGATCATTCCGCGCGCGGTGTACCAGCAGGGCAACGCCCTGATGAGCCTCACCGGCAGTCTCGCCAGCCTCACCGGGTATGCCCTGGCGGGGACCGCCACCGGGTTCGCCGGGGTGCACGGCGCCATGCTGATCGGCGCCATGCTGCTGGCCGCGGCCATCGTGACTCTGTGGACCCTGCCGGAACCGCGTGTGCAGCCCACTCCCGGCACCCCAGCGGCCGATGAGGAACCCCGCGAGGGTCTGCTGGCCGGCCTGAAGGTCATCTGGGCCAACCCACTGCTGTTCTGGACGTTCGCCGTCAGCCTGCTGCTGAACTTCGTGCTGATCCCGCTGGAGGTCACGCTGGCTCCGTTCGCCCGCACGCTGGGTCTGGGCGCCCGCGAGTTCGGATTCCTGAGCGCCAGCATCTCCGTGGGGCAGCTGGTGGGCATGCTGATCCTCAGCTCGTACCGCCTGCCGCGGCCCTGGCTGGCACTGGTGGGCGGCACGTTCGGCATCGCGGCCTCCATCGGCGGGCTCAGCGTGGCCACCACCCTCACGCAGGCGCTGGTCCTGCTGGCGCTGGCGGGGCTGAGTGCGGCCGTGATGAACGTGCAGCTGAGCGTCATGTCCCAGCTGAACATTCCGCAGGCCGTGATGGGCCGCGCCTACGGCGTGATCTCGTCCCTGTCGAGCGCCATTCAACCCCTGGGGTACGCCGGGGCGGCCGCGCTGCTCGCCTGGATGCCCCTTCAGAGCATCTTCCTGGTGATCGCAGCCCTGTTGGCTGCCGCCGCTGCCGCGTGGCTGCACCCCACCCTGAGGGTCGGGTTCGACAAGCCGATGATTCCAGCCGCCACCGATTAA
- a CDS encoding M16 family metallopeptidase, translated as MELYTTGYLDNGLGFLIAPRPGAHLIHLAAYLDHGVKDEREQENGISHLLEHVLFNPNNLTGTQGKQWQALAKSGARIEAFTGKEHTRLGLSCLPRDLPKVMAFTADLLRNPKVTKQALEHERKIVLDEIHRKRNRPEFLWTLVEEALYAPPYGMSILGPPEIVSQLNLKQMRQRALDACTPERTRLVIAGKVDSGTVRLIEEHFEDWYAAPLHTEYRPVEIVPQLIGVPSRSERVTLYLSCPGPALGDPDRPATEVFGALLGGGLRSRMFQRLREERQLAYAAQGGSSHWRRSGYLFMAMDLARERVPEAFRTLMELIQEVQASPPREEETDETRESFALKALQESEGPGLATKLAQHWLNDEVYFPTRAARMYRQVSAADVQAAAGYLNPQQMAMVGIGMSDGELADLLEVVV; from the coding sequence ATGGAACTCTATACCACCGGCTATCTGGACAACGGCCTTGGGTTTCTGATCGCCCCGCGTCCCGGCGCTCACCTCATTCACCTGGCCGCGTACCTCGATCACGGCGTCAAGGACGAGCGTGAGCAGGAAAACGGCATCAGTCACCTGCTGGAGCACGTGCTGTTCAACCCGAACAACCTGACGGGCACGCAGGGCAAGCAGTGGCAGGCGCTGGCCAAGAGTGGCGCGCGGATCGAGGCGTTCACCGGCAAGGAACACACGCGGCTGGGCCTGTCGTGCCTGCCGCGTGACCTGCCGAAGGTCATGGCGTTCACGGCGGACCTGCTGCGCAACCCCAAGGTGACCAAGCAGGCGCTGGAGCACGAGCGGAAGATCGTGCTGGACGAAATTCACCGCAAGCGCAACCGGCCGGAGTTCCTGTGGACGCTGGTCGAGGAGGCGCTGTACGCCCCGCCGTACGGCATGTCGATCCTGGGCCCGCCGGAGATCGTGTCGCAACTGAACCTCAAGCAGATGCGGCAGCGGGCGCTGGACGCCTGCACCCCGGAACGCACCCGGCTGGTCATTGCCGGGAAGGTGGACAGCGGCACCGTCCGCCTGATCGAGGAGCACTTCGAGGACTGGTACGCCGCGCCGCTGCACACCGAGTACCGCCCAGTGGAGATCGTGCCGCAGCTGATCGGCGTGCCCAGCCGCAGCGAACGGGTGACGCTGTACCTGTCCTGCCCGGGCCCGGCACTGGGTGACCCGGACCGGCCCGCCACCGAGGTGTTCGGCGCGCTGCTGGGTGGGGGCCTCCGGTCGCGGATGTTCCAGCGGCTGCGGGAGGAGCGGCAGCTGGCGTACGCGGCGCAGGGGGGCAGTTCGCACTGGCGGCGCAGCGGGTACCTGTTCATGGCGATGGACCTGGCCCGCGAGCGGGTCCCGGAGGCGTTCCGCACCCTGATGGAACTCATTCAGGAGGTGCAGGCCAGCCCGCCCCGCGAGGAGGAGACCGATGAGACCCGCGAGAGTTTCGCCCTGAAGGCCCTGCAGGAATCCGAGGGGCCCGGGCTGGCCACCAAGCTCGCGCAGCACTGGCTGAACGACGAGGTGTACTTCCCCACCCGCGCCGCCCGCATGTACCGGCAGGTGAGCGCCGCGGACGTGCAGGCCGCGGCCGGATACCTGAATCCGCAGCAGATGGCCATGGTGGGGATCGGCATGAGCGACGGGGAACTGGCAGACCTGCTGGAGGTGGTCGTATGA
- a CDS encoding MsnO8 family LLM class oxidoreductase, translating to MTVQLSVLDPVPLSCGQSPRDALRAAIQLAQTAERSGYRRVWYAEHHLPRAAVCPAPAVLVAAVAAATERIRVGSGGVVLRHHAPWHVAETFSTLAALHPGRIDLGVAGGTGADEQTTRRLGGDGTPYPDRLAALDEALRDLNADVHGWVLGASARSAELAATLGWHYGSGNVTGDPGDVQAYREQHTARRHAGPTVALAVAVVCADTTEAALHLARSHRAYFSAQGTAPGGQPVPPPAGLPVTPGPLALYPRLVVGDPVTVRSALNALARRYGADELALLTITHDPQARRHSYALIAEAFAQAAPPPIHLPHQPGGYL from the coding sequence ATGACGGTCCAACTCAGTGTGCTCGATCCGGTCCCCTTGTCCTGCGGTCAGTCCCCACGTGACGCCCTCCGCGCCGCCATCCAGCTGGCTCAGACGGCTGAACGGTCCGGCTACCGGCGCGTGTGGTACGCCGAGCATCACCTGCCCCGCGCCGCCGTCTGCCCCGCCCCCGCCGTGCTGGTGGCCGCGGTGGCCGCCGCAACGGAACGGATCCGGGTCGGGTCCGGCGGTGTGGTCCTGCGGCACCACGCCCCCTGGCATGTCGCCGAGACGTTCAGCACGCTCGCGGCGCTGCACCCGGGCCGCATCGACCTGGGCGTCGCCGGCGGGACCGGCGCGGACGAGCAGACCACCCGCCGCCTGGGCGGAGACGGGACGCCGTACCCGGACCGTCTCGCGGCGCTGGATGAGGCGCTACGAGACCTGAACGCCGACGTGCACGGCTGGGTGCTGGGCGCCAGCGCCCGCAGCGCCGAACTGGCCGCCACCCTCGGCTGGCACTACGGCAGCGGCAACGTCACGGGCGACCCGGGCGACGTGCAGGCGTACCGCGAGCAGCACACGGCCCGGCGGCACGCGGGCCCCACCGTCGCGCTGGCGGTCGCCGTGGTGTGCGCCGACACGACCGAAGCGGCCCTGCACCTGGCCCGCAGTCACCGGGCGTACTTCAGCGCGCAGGGCACGGCGCCCGGCGGTCAACCCGTGCCCCCGCCAGCCGGTCTGCCGGTCACGCCCGGCCCGCTGGCCCTGTACCCCCGGCTGGTCGTCGGTGATCCCGTCACCGTCCGGTCCGCCCTGAACGCTCTGGCCCGCCGCTACGGCGCAGATGAACTGGCGCTCCTAACCATCACGCATGACCCGCAGGCCCGCCGCCACTCCTACGCGCTGATCGCCGAGGCGTTCGCGCAGGCTGCTCCACCCCCCATCCACCTGCCCCACCAGCCCGGAGGTTACCTATGA
- a CDS encoding lantibiotic dehydratase, translating into MFESPQIDPACLYRVPLAPANLFSELRGTQTLEDTITVLRDWPLSAEALLMASPTLERESRRTPRRAKTARALQRSLHRYLIRASTRSVPFGLFAAPGAAQCSAEFISQKPMLRVQLTALSGALAEARPILEDRLPPTLQVMLNGTAHHENGWLTWQGLQDRTEWRVPCSEAFWRVLVRARTPVPLASLGEAITDDLLRVLLRKDLLLSELQPLLTVTPQAAARVEALGGPPPAPVYADLPGGTARLDALRQALAGQGLDGDVQRHLALDATLDGVAHLPPQVLVDLQEGLSVLTRSPQGPPVTGNWSAYTEAFRAQFGDARVTLREALTVADALETAPPPAPPWSDWPALLAGAPGVLDLTDVQLARLPVTARPGDHPFDLFAWVLARNTTDLWAGDYTLALLSGSTPEVGQATARLRVAHPHLPAPGARGPANTVVTALCLQHPLAAANDTARCRPGTPLELHVPGHPLIPDHRRVDLPDVRVSCRDGQVELWCAQREQQLHLVLPTLTRTDHLGPLARWLTAVALQGRTPPRWRWGPLGDRETLPRVTRGRCVLSAASWRVPAHWQGTDPPDREVLAWLERVGAPDLVRVGRGDRQLTLDWRHVTHRDLLRAECRRGSVRVSEAVVTPDLAWFTGHDGARHLFEGIFTVRP; encoded by the coding sequence ATGTTCGAGAGTCCGCAGATCGATCCGGCCTGCCTGTACCGGGTGCCGCTTGCCCCAGCGAACCTGTTCAGCGAGTTGCGCGGCACACAGACCCTGGAGGACACGATCACCGTCCTGCGCGACTGGCCGCTGTCGGCAGAGGCGCTGCTGATGGCGTCTCCCACCCTGGAGCGGGAATCCAGGCGTACCCCACGGCGCGCAAAGACGGCCCGGGCCCTGCAACGCAGCCTGCACCGCTATCTCATCCGTGCGAGTACACGCAGCGTGCCGTTCGGTCTCTTCGCCGCTCCGGGCGCGGCCCAGTGCAGCGCCGAGTTCATCTCGCAGAAGCCGATGTTGCGCGTGCAGCTGACCGCCCTGTCGGGTGCACTGGCCGAGGCGCGTCCGATCCTGGAAGACCGGTTGCCACCCACGTTGCAGGTGATGCTCAACGGCACCGCGCACCATGAGAACGGTTGGTTGACCTGGCAGGGACTGCAAGACCGCACCGAGTGGCGGGTTCCGTGCAGCGAGGCATTCTGGCGCGTTCTGGTCCGGGCCCGGACGCCGGTCCCACTGGCTTCGCTCGGGGAGGCGATCACGGATGACCTGCTGCGGGTTCTGCTGCGCAAGGATCTGCTGCTCAGCGAGCTCCAGCCGCTGCTGACGGTCACCCCACAGGCGGCGGCGCGCGTGGAGGCGCTGGGCGGCCCACCCCCAGCCCCGGTGTACGCCGATCTTCCAGGCGGGACGGCGCGGCTGGACGCCCTGCGGCAGGCGCTGGCCGGTCAGGGGCTCGATGGTGACGTGCAGCGCCACCTCGCACTGGACGCCACGCTGGACGGCGTGGCTCACCTGCCGCCTCAGGTGCTGGTGGATCTTCAAGAGGGCCTGTCCGTCCTGACACGCAGCCCGCAGGGTCCCCCTGTGACCGGGAACTGGTCAGCCTACACCGAGGCGTTCCGCGCACAGTTCGGGGACGCTCGCGTGACCCTCCGTGAGGCCCTGACGGTGGCTGACGCATTGGAGACCGCGCCCCCCCCGGCCCCACCCTGGTCTGACTGGCCCGCGCTGCTGGCCGGGGCGCCCGGCGTGCTGGACCTCACTGACGTGCAGCTGGCTCGCCTGCCGGTCACGGCGCGACCCGGTGACCACCCGTTCGATCTGTTCGCGTGGGTCCTGGCGCGGAACACCACCGATCTGTGGGCGGGCGACTACACCCTGGCGCTGCTGAGTGGCAGCACCCCGGAAGTGGGTCAGGCCACTGCCCGCCTCCGGGTGGCGCACCCGCACCTGCCGGCACCGGGCGCACGGGGTCCGGCGAATACGGTGGTCACGGCACTCTGCCTGCAGCACCCGCTGGCTGCGGCGAACGATACCGCCCGCTGCCGCCCCGGAACGCCACTGGAACTGCACGTCCCGGGTCATCCGTTGATCCCCGACCACCGCAGGGTGGATCTGCCGGACGTGCGGGTCAGCTGCCGGGACGGTCAGGTCGAGCTGTGGTGCGCCCAGCGTGAACAACAGCTTCATCTGGTTCTGCCCACGCTGACTCGCACCGATCACCTGGGGCCGCTGGCCCGCTGGCTGACCGCCGTGGCCTTGCAGGGCCGCACGCCTCCACGGTGGCGGTGGGGGCCGCTGGGGGATCGGGAGACCTTGCCACGGGTGACCCGGGGCCGCTGCGTGCTCAGTGCGGCGTCATGGCGCGTGCCTGCTCACTGGCAGGGAACGGACCCGCCGGACCGTGAGGTGCTCGCCTGGCTGGAACGGGTGGGAGCTCCGGATCTGGTGCGCGTGGGCCGGGGTGACCGGCAACTCACACTGGACTGGCGGCACGTCACGCACCGCGACCTCCTCCGGGCAGAATGCCGCCGTGGCAGCGTGCGGGTCAGCGAAGCTGTGGTGACGCCGGACCTGGCCTGGTTCACAGGACATGACGGTGCGCGGCACCTCTTCGAGGGCATCTTCACGGTGCGGCCGTGA